A genome region from Trichosurus vulpecula isolate mTriVul1 chromosome 5, mTriVul1.pri, whole genome shotgun sequence includes the following:
- the TEX52 gene encoding testis-expressed protein 52, whose amino-acid sequence MTCCNDPFTEETWVQREFFHPDIPLVFGGFTPKPYHQLAVKQPPCTKIKSITRQRLLSPWKGTSQHTWGYHTWVDVGRLPPVFPTRPDKPYDSNVWRWLTRTEAHKCPLTKYSVPPPSWLGKNNLLRFIDTHPVFMDPVRKEKVVTQTKKEIMEAGILKSRSEARVPPLDAQGNILPPKNFKRYRYVTPGGRLDPNGFQLVPTPVPNLLCRGWPCPNPQQHYKEMSMRLLLQPAPPLDPEMVRNYQILAKDRAATPICYVSEEPRVA is encoded by the exons ATGACCTGTTGCAACGATCCCTTCACTGAGGAAACATGGGTACAGCGAGAATTCTTCCACCCAGACATTCCCTTGGTTTTTGGAGGCTTCACTCCAAAGCCCTACCATCAGCTTGCTGTGAAACAACCACCCTGTACAAAAATAAAGTCCATCACACGCCAGCGACTCCTCTCCCCTTGGAAGGGTACATCTCAACATACATGGGGCTACCACACTTGGGTGGATGTGGGGCGTCTACCCCCAGTCTTTCCCACAAGACCTGATAAACCTTATGATAGTAATGTCTGGCGATGGCTCACTCGCACTGAAGCCCATAAATGTCCTTTAACAAAGTATTCTGTCCCTCCACCTTCCTGGCTTGGGAAGAACAATTTATTGCGCTTTATTGACACTCATCCTGTCTTCATGGACCcagtaagaaaagagaaagtggtCACCCAGACCAAGAAGGAGATAATGGAAGCAGGAATACTCAAATCAAGAAGTGAAGCAAGGGTACCGCCACTGGATGCCCAGGGTAACATCTTGCCCCCCAAGAACTTCAAGAG GTACAGATATGTGACACCAGGTGGACGATTGGACCCTAACGGCTTCCAGCTTGTGCCCACCCCAGTCCCCAATTTACTCTGCAGGGGTTGGCCCTGCCCAAACCCTCAACAACATTACAAAGAGATGTCGATGAGGCTGTTACTGCAGCCTGCTCCTCCCCTGGACCCTGAAATGGTGAGGAATTACCAGATTCTTGCAAAGGACCGAGCAGCTACTCCCATCTGCTATGTCTCAGAAGAACCCCGCGTGGCCTAA